The DNA window TGTCTATACCTTGGTTCTTAATTATGAAGGAGTCATTGAAACTCATCAAATCATCATTCAGTAGAACATAAATTTACTTTTAAATATTGTATAAAAAACAGTAGTGCCAAAATATTTGTAAATCATTAAAAATTACTATATTTGCAGCTTGAAAGATTGACTTTCAACGTACATAAAAATCATTTACAATAATATTAGCATGTATTTAGACAAAAAAGAAAAAGAGAAACTCTTTAAGAAACACGGTAAAAACGCAAAAGATACTGGTTCTGCGGAAGGACAGATTGCATTATTTACACAAAGAATTGAACATTTAACTGAGCACTTAAAAAACAATCGTAAAGATTATAACACTGAGCGTTCATTAGTAATGTTAGTAGGAAAAAGAAGAAGCCTACTTGATTACTTAACTAAGAAAGATGTTTTAAGATATCGTGCAATAGTTAAAGAGTTAGGATTAAGAAAATAAAATTAAAGAGGCTTCGTGCCTCTTTTTTTATACAATAACTCTTACGAAAGAGTATAACATTCGTAAATAAGAAGCTAATTATAGTTTTTCATTGGTCAAGACATCACGTCTCACAACAACAACTACAACACAACGACCATTGTTTAACATTGTTTTGATATGTTTAAAATATTCAAAACTAGAATTAAAAAATTTATGATTCCAAAAG is part of the Psychroserpens ponticola genome and encodes:
- the rpsO gene encoding 30S ribosomal protein S15 translates to MYLDKKEKEKLFKKHGKNAKDTGSAEGQIALFTQRIEHLTEHLKNNRKDYNTERSLVMLVGKRRSLLDYLTKKDVLRYRAIVKELGLRK